From Hydractinia symbiolongicarpus strain clone_291-10 chromosome 11, HSymV2.1, whole genome shotgun sequence, the proteins below share one genomic window:
- the LOC130614057 gene encoding uncharacterized protein LOC130614057, giving the protein MKSVFKFMVVVVLLAFCRGKDDQCLHSGCPLSAGIKSPELENAIHRQLKGKEMKENILKVMTWNIMNNTDNDGEDSWKNRKADVCKFITEVRPTVLGLQEVTTNRLQYLVKCLGGYQMITTKKRNKGLSPNPIFVKRNRRFRVMNAGIFQLPTKPNSTQTQSCSWIKLRFAERLKAPGRVKESFRDKMLRLLRQSTNNAKQRNRHIPKRRRFYVEYRWKDIFIANTQLDANQTGVAENQIVHVMKHMRQNKMQRRAYPVIIMGDFGHEQQTELHQAIKERKWIKNTMITSRKALPALTKINLKTLKEERLIDFIGSRKLTALLSAVLMDARPNGRPFSDHRPVLTAYVI; this is encoded by the exons ATGAAGTCTGTATTCAAATTTATGGTAGTTGTTGTGTTGTTGGCCTTTTGCAGAGGGAAAGATGACCAATGTTTACACAGCGGCTGTCCCCTCTCTGCTGGGATAAAATCTCCTGAGTTGGAAAATGCCATCCATCGCCAGTTAAAGGGGAAAGAAatgaaagaaaacattttaaaagtgaTGACATGGAATATAATGAACAATACGGATAATGATGGAGAGGATAGTTGGAAGAACAGAAAAGCTGATGTATGCAAATTTATCACTGAAGTTAGACCAACG GTGCTAGGTCTCCAAGAAGTTACTACAAATCGGTTACAATATTTGGTGAAGTGTTTAGGTGGATACCAAATGATCACTACAAAGAAACGCAACAAAGGTTTATCACCTAATCCAATCTTTGTGAAACGAAACCGAAGATTTCGAGTAATGAATGCGGGTATATTTCAGTTACCAACAAAACCCAACAGCACACAAACTCAGTCTTGTTCCTGGATCAAGCTACGTTTTGCTGAACGTTTAAAAGCACCTGGTCGAGTGAAAGAAAGTTTTCGTGATAAAATGTTACGTTTGTTACGACAATCAACAAACAACGCTAAACAACGAAATCGTCACATCCCAAAACGCCGCCGATTTTACGTGGAATATCGTTGGAAGGATATATTTATAGCAAACACACAGTTAGATGCAAACCAAACTGGTGTAGCAGAAAACCAAATTGTACACGTGATGAAACATATGAGACAAAATAAAATGCAAAGACGTGCTTATCCTGTTATTATTATGGGCGACTTTGGGCACGAGCAGCAAACCGAACTACATCAAGCaatcaaagaaagaaaatggATAAAAAACACAATGATTACGTCACGAAAGGCACTTCCTGCGTTGACTAAGATTAACTTAAAAACGCTAAAAGAAGAAAGGTTAATTGATTTCATTGGTTCAAGAAAGTTAACAGCCTTGCTTTCAGCTGTCTTGATGGATGCTAGACCTAATGGTCGGCCTTTTTCGGACCATAGGCCAGTTTTGACTGCCTACGTGATTTGA